One Methanoculleus sp. 7T genomic window carries:
- a CDS encoding ACT domain-containing protein, with product MEKSYIVKQISIFSENRPGRLAAIAVALRDAGINIFAFSIAEADGFGVVRALVDRPEDAHRTLTELGFRVSFTEVIGVKMRDEPGGLSEIASILGDAGINIEYAYAYSGKDGAVLIVRVDQVEDAIRQILGHGGELLKASLFR from the coding sequence ATGGAGAAATCGTATATCGTCAAACAGATCTCAATCTTCTCGGAGAACCGTCCCGGGCGCCTCGCGGCGATCGCCGTTGCGCTTCGGGATGCGGGAATCAATATCTTTGCATTCAGTATCGCTGAGGCAGACGGATTCGGGGTCGTCCGGGCGCTTGTTGACCGGCCGGAGGATGCGCACAGGACGCTGACCGAACTTGGGTTCCGCGTCTCGTTCACCGAGGTCATCGGCGTTAAGATGCGCGACGAGCCCGGCGGCCTCTCGGAGATCGCGTCGATCCTCGGGGATGCCGGGATCAACATCGAGTACGCCTACGCCTACTCCGGTAAGGACGGGGCGGTCCTCATTGTGCGTGTGGACCAAGTCGAGGACGCCATCCGGCAGATCCTCGGCCACGGGGGAGAACTCCTCAAAGCGTCTCTCTTCCGGTGA
- a CDS encoding DUF1538 family protein, with product MDRIVFEVARALLPLLLFFGVFQALYLKLPRVYVANLGKGILLAFLGMVLFLQGVNVAFLPAGREIGEALAAFDQRWLLIPFGFLLGFLTTYAEPAVRVLCYQVEESSSGYIGESLILYTLSFGVAVAVSLGMARLVYAIPLLYFVIPGYFLAILLLLFSDGEFVGVAFDSGGVATGPMAVTFLLSLAVGVAAGIEGRNPVTDGFGLIALIALAPILSVLMLGILYRRRRGEET from the coding sequence GTGGACCGGATCGTCTTCGAAGTGGCTCGGGCGCTCCTTCCCCTGCTCCTCTTCTTTGGGGTGTTCCAAGCGCTCTACCTGAAACTCCCGCGGGTCTACGTCGCAAACCTCGGGAAGGGCATCCTGCTTGCGTTCCTCGGCATGGTCCTCTTCCTCCAAGGCGTCAATGTCGCGTTCCTCCCGGCGGGCCGGGAGATCGGGGAGGCCCTCGCCGCGTTCGACCAGCGATGGCTGCTGATACCGTTCGGATTTCTCCTCGGGTTCCTTACAACTTACGCGGAACCGGCGGTCCGTGTCCTCTGTTATCAGGTCGAAGAGTCGTCGAGCGGCTACATCGGGGAGTCCCTGATCCTCTATACCCTCTCTTTCGGTGTCGCCGTCGCCGTATCCCTCGGGATGGCCCGTCTCGTCTATGCGATCCCGCTGCTCTATTTCGTCATCCCCGGCTACTTCCTTGCTATCCTCCTTCTCCTCTTCTCGGACGGAGAGTTTGTCGGGGTAGCGTTCGACTCAGGGGGTGTCGCCACCGGCCCGATGGCGGTCACCTTCCTCCTCTCCCTCGCCGTCGGGGTCGCGGCAGGGATCGAGGGCCGTAACCCGGTCACCGACGGCTTCGGGCTGATTGCGCTGATAGCGCTTGCACCCATACTCTCGGTGCTGATGCTCGGCATCCTCTACCGGAGAAGACGAGGTGAAGAGACGTGA
- a CDS encoding phenylacetate--CoA ligase family protein: MGCWNPKVEQMPAEELRQVQYKLAKAQIQRVYEVSEFYRRRMKEQGVRPDDIRSLGDIRKLPFMYKRDLRDNYPDGLFCAPKDELVRYHVSSGTTGKPTVVGYTRRDIDNWSESLARAFSSCGLGCGDVLQVSYGYGLFTGGLGVHYGAEKVGATVLPTSVGNTERQIELMQDLHTTAIACTPSYLLHLGEVAEKMGVSIKNDTDLRIGILGAEPWSEQMRIQIQDWLGIRAYDIYGTSELSGPMFTECSEQQGIHIWGDIALAEVVDPDTGEVLPPGERGELVVTILQKEAFPMMRYRVGDITVLDEGPCACGRTHPRIRRIQGRVDDMLIVRGINVFPSQVEHALLEIPEVGRHFQIVVDRKGALDTMLVRVEVSEEAFSDKITDLMVIKKMVEYRLKSALNVGVAVELVEPGTLPRFEGKSKKVIDRRSL, from the coding sequence ATGGGCTGCTGGAACCCGAAAGTGGAGCAGATGCCGGCCGAAGAACTGCGGCAGGTCCAGTATAAACTCGCGAAGGCGCAGATCCAGCGTGTTTACGAGGTGAGCGAGTTCTATCGGCGGCGAATGAAGGAGCAGGGAGTCAGACCCGATGACATAAGGTCGCTCGGCGATATCAGGAAACTCCCGTTCATGTACAAGCGGGACCTGCGGGACAACTACCCTGACGGGCTCTTCTGTGCACCGAAAGATGAACTCGTCCGGTACCACGTCTCTTCGGGAACGACCGGGAAACCGACCGTCGTCGGATACACCAGGCGCGACATCGATAACTGGAGCGAGTCGCTGGCGCGTGCGTTCTCCTCCTGCGGCCTCGGGTGCGGGGACGTACTCCAGGTGAGTTACGGCTACGGTCTCTTCACCGGCGGCCTCGGGGTCCACTACGGCGCCGAGAAGGTCGGCGCAACCGTCCTCCCGACGAGCGTCGGGAACACCGAGCGGCAGATCGAATTGATGCAGGACCTTCACACCACCGCCATCGCATGCACCCCATCCTACCTCCTCCACCTCGGGGAGGTGGCGGAGAAGATGGGCGTCTCCATCAAGAACGACACCGATCTGCGTATCGGGATCCTCGGTGCGGAGCCTTGGTCCGAGCAGATGCGGATCCAGATCCAAGATTGGCTCGGGATCCGCGCCTACGACATCTACGGCACAAGCGAACTCTCCGGCCCGATGTTCACCGAGTGCTCCGAGCAGCAGGGCATCCATATCTGGGGTGACATCGCTCTTGCGGAGGTCGTCGATCCTGATACCGGCGAGGTGCTCCCGCCGGGCGAGCGCGGCGAACTGGTCGTCACCATCCTGCAGAAGGAGGCGTTCCCCATGATGAGATACCGGGTCGGGGACATCACTGTTCTGGACGAAGGCCCCTGCGCCTGCGGGCGGACCCATCCGAGGATCCGGAGGATTCAGGGGCGTGTGGACGATATGTTGATCGTCCGGGGCATCAATGTCTTCCCGTCGCAGGTGGAGCATGCTCTGCTTGAGATACCCGAGGTCGGCAGGCATTTCCAGATCGTCGTCGACCGGAAGGGTGCGCTCGATACCATGCTCGTGCGGGTGGAGGTGAGCGAGGAGGCGTTCTCCGATAAGATCACCGACCTCATGGTGATCAAGAAGATGGTGGAGTACCGCCTCAAAAGTGCCCTGAACGTGGGCGTGGCGGTGGAACTGGTCGAACCGGGAACCCTTCCGCGCTTCGAAGGCAAGTCGAAGAAAGTCATCGACAGGAGGTCGTTATAA
- a CDS encoding TIGR03557 family F420-dependent LLM class oxidoreductase — translation MVEIGYALASEEHGPRDLVRCARTAEEAGFSFAAVTDRYHPRTTRQGESSFVWTVIGAIAQATTSLRVMAAVTCPTVRMHPAIIAQAAATAAAMMPGRFTLGVGSGEFLNEHILGDRWPPAPIRTQMLVEAVAIIRALWQGGKTSYSGRFFTLDRARIFTLPKELPPIMFAAEGALSAGAAGRVGDGLVNPNKEAGLICRLFRENGGEGKPAYLLLPVSPAESEEAGLCTAYERWPTFGNTAGLNRIVPTPEQFEHLATMVSPEALARRVIAGPDPERYIKAVEEGVRAGYDHIALLPVGPEREASIRFFGHEILPHVR, via the coding sequence ATGGTAGAGATCGGTTATGCGCTCGCAAGCGAGGAACATGGACCGCGCGACCTGGTGAGGTGCGCCCGCACCGCCGAGGAGGCGGGCTTCTCGTTTGCCGCCGTCACCGACCGCTACCATCCCCGGACCACCCGGCAGGGAGAGAGCTCGTTCGTCTGGACCGTCATCGGGGCGATTGCGCAGGCAACTACGAGCCTCCGGGTGATGGCCGCTGTGACCTGCCCAACGGTCCGTATGCACCCCGCGATCATCGCCCAGGCCGCGGCAACTGCGGCGGCCATGATGCCGGGGCGGTTTACGCTCGGCGTCGGGTCGGGGGAGTTCCTTAACGAGCACATCCTCGGCGACCGCTGGCCCCCAGCACCGATCAGGACCCAGATGCTCGTTGAGGCGGTCGCGATCATCCGGGCTCTCTGGCAGGGAGGCAAGACGAGTTATTCAGGCCGGTTCTTCACCCTTGACCGGGCCCGGATCTTCACGCTCCCAAAAGAGTTACCGCCGATCATGTTCGCCGCCGAAGGAGCGCTCAGCGCCGGGGCCGCCGGGCGGGTCGGAGACGGCCTCGTGAACCCGAACAAGGAGGCCGGGTTGATCTGCAGGCTCTTCCGGGAGAACGGAGGAGAAGGAAAACCCGCATACCTCCTTCTCCCGGTCTCCCCGGCAGAGAGCGAGGAGGCCGGCCTATGCACCGCATATGAGCGCTGGCCGACTTTCGGAAACACGGCCGGGCTCAACCGGATCGTCCCGACGCCAGAACAATTCGAGCACCTCGCAACGATGGTATCCCCCGAGGCCCTTGCGAGGCGGGTTATCGCCGGGCCCGACCCGGAGCGCTATATCAAGGCCGTCGAAGAGGGCGTCAGGGCCGGATACGACCATATCGCACTCCTCCCGGTCGGGCCGGAACGGGAGGCGTCCATCCGGTTCTTCGGGCACGAGATCTTGCCGCACGTCCGGTAG
- a CDS encoding DUF1538 domain-containing protein → MMRDIRKSTTEVIRAVLPIILVIVILEVGVLKVPPSALLQFLLGSGMVVLGIALFLSGVKAGLLPVGEAIGSELPARGSLALVVLGAFLFGFLATVAEPDVRVLAGMVDTVSRGGIPQEPLIVVIAVGVGFFVAVAVLRIIFAIPIAYLFAAGYGIVLLLAPFIPPDFLAIAFDAGGVTTGPLTVPVILALGVGVSAVLAGRSALADGFGLIGLASLGPILGVMVMGVVYS, encoded by the coding sequence ATGATGCGGGATATCAGGAAGTCGACCACCGAGGTTATCCGTGCAGTCCTCCCCATCATCCTCGTCATCGTCATCCTTGAGGTCGGCGTGCTCAAGGTGCCGCCCTCCGCCCTCCTCCAATTCCTGCTCGGGAGCGGCATGGTCGTTCTCGGGATCGCGCTCTTTCTCTCAGGCGTGAAGGCGGGCCTCCTTCCGGTCGGCGAGGCGATAGGGTCTGAACTTCCCGCCCGGGGCTCGCTCGCCCTTGTTGTCCTCGGAGCGTTCCTCTTCGGGTTCCTTGCCACCGTGGCGGAGCCCGACGTCCGTGTCCTTGCGGGCATGGTGGATACCGTCTCCCGGGGCGGTATCCCGCAGGAGCCCCTGATCGTCGTCATCGCGGTCGGCGTCGGGTTCTTTGTCGCCGTGGCGGTCCTCCGGATCATCTTCGCGATCCCGATAGCCTATCTCTTCGCCGCAGGATACGGCATCGTCCTCCTCCTTGCTCCTTTCATTCCGCCGGACTTCCTTGCCATCGCGTTTGATGCGGGCGGCGTGACGACCGGGCCCCTGACGGTCCCGGTCATCCTGGCTCTCGGGGTCGGCGTCAGTGCGGTCCTTGCCGGACGATCGGCCCTTGCAGACGGTTTCGGCCTGATCGGGCTCGCCTCGCTCGGCCCCATCCTCGGCGTCATGGTGATGGGGGTGGTCTACTCCTGA
- a CDS encoding TIGR03557 family F420-dependent LLM class oxidoreductase — protein sequence MVEIGYKLASEEHGPLDLVCNARQSEDAGFAFAMISDHYHPWTTRQGESPFVWSVIGGISQVTAELRLLTGVTCPTIRIHPAIIAQAAATAAAMMPGRFILGLGSGENLNEHIFGDRWPPAPVRIEMLEEAVDVIRTLWKGGMRDYYGSFYTVENAQVFSLPETLPPIYIASEGPISASMAARAGEGFINAGTNAEESLVVFRDSGGGDKPAYVEFSVCWAESEEEGRMTAYEQWPITANKGELNRVLPTPAHYEQLATMVTPEDVVEDVPCGPDPEVHIKKIEESVRKGFDHVCVHQIGRQQREFMEFYMNEVLPHFR from the coding sequence ATGGTTGAAATAGGTTACAAACTAGCGAGCGAGGAGCACGGACCCCTCGACTTGGTCTGCAACGCCCGCCAGTCGGAAGATGCCGGCTTTGCGTTTGCCATGATATCGGATCACTACCACCCATGGACCACCCGGCAGGGGGAGAGCCCGTTCGTCTGGAGCGTCATCGGGGGCATATCACAGGTGACGGCGGAACTCCGACTGCTCACAGGCGTTACCTGCCCGACAATCCGAATACACCCTGCGATCATCGCCCAGGCCGCAGCCACCGCCGCCGCGATGATGCCCGGACGGTTCATTCTCGGCCTTGGCTCGGGTGAGAACCTCAACGAACACATCTTCGGCGATCGCTGGCCCCCGGCACCGGTCAGGATAGAGATGCTCGAAGAGGCGGTGGATGTGATCAGGACGCTCTGGAAAGGGGGTATGCGGGACTACTACGGCTCCTTCTACACCGTGGAGAACGCACAGGTCTTTTCGCTCCCGGAGACTCTCCCTCCGATCTACATAGCGTCGGAAGGCCCGATCAGCGCCTCCATGGCTGCCCGGGCCGGCGAGGGGTTCATCAACGCAGGAACAAACGCGGAGGAGAGCCTCGTCGTCTTCCGGGACTCCGGGGGCGGGGATAAACCGGCCTACGTGGAGTTCTCGGTCTGCTGGGCGGAGAGCGAGGAGGAGGGACGGATGACCGCATACGAACAGTGGCCCATCACGGCGAACAAAGGAGAACTGAACCGGGTCCTCCCCACGCCGGCCCACTACGAACAACTGGCGACGATGGTGACCCCCGAGGATGTGGTGGAAGATGTTCCCTGCGGTCCCGACCCGGAGGTGCACATCAAAAAGATCGAGGAGAGCGTCCGGAAAGGGTTCGACCACGTCTGCGTCCACCAGATCGGGCGGCAGCAACGGGAGTTCATGGAGTTTTACATGAACGAGGTCCTGCCGCACTTCCGCTGA
- the cas1 gene encoding CRISPR-associated endonuclease Cas1, translated as MTATEPWLPVIGYGGHIKATTQELVVAHGSATRRYPLQEVEHLLVVGGHTLHTSAVTNLLKAGAAITFFDIDGTPVGYLYPYGYRPDGAVRLAQERAAPHRFAQPLATAGLQSRLLLLEELSGHAGQDLFYAGEQDFLHQAREELAASVTMEELRRLSRLTTDMYYEVLSRTLPPELGFRRRASRPYRDPVNAMFSLGYAMLYGNCCVSLVGAHLDPDLGMLHEGAGSLVYDLIEPQKARMVDRTVLGFARDGVSDGDYECSEKRCYLDGSLSTRLVEALRESIEQSRIDTQVRILREALLENAEFHVLYW; from the coding sequence ATGACAGCGACGGAACCCTGGCTCCCCGTCATCGGCTACGGGGGGCACATCAAGGCGACGACACAGGAACTGGTCGTCGCGCACGGGAGCGCCACCCGGCGGTACCCGCTCCAAGAGGTGGAGCACCTCCTGGTCGTCGGCGGCCATACCCTGCACACCTCGGCGGTGACAAACCTCCTCAAAGCCGGCGCTGCCATCACCTTCTTCGATATCGACGGCACGCCCGTCGGCTACCTCTACCCCTACGGCTACCGGCCGGACGGGGCGGTGCGCCTCGCCCAGGAACGTGCCGCCCCCCATCGGTTCGCCCAGCCACTCGCAACGGCCGGGTTGCAGTCGAGGCTCCTCCTCCTTGAGGAACTCTCCGGCCATGCCGGGCAGGATCTCTTCTATGCCGGGGAACAGGACTTCCTTCACCAAGCCAGGGAGGAACTTGCGGCCTCGGTCACCATGGAGGAACTGCGGAGGCTCTCCCGCCTGACCACTGATATGTACTATGAGGTACTCTCCCGCACGCTCCCGCCGGAACTTGGGTTCCGGCGCAGGGCAAGCCGCCCTTACCGCGACCCGGTCAACGCCATGTTCTCGCTCGGGTACGCGATGCTCTACGGCAACTGCTGTGTCTCCCTCGTCGGCGCCCATCTCGACCCTGACCTCGGCATGCTCCACGAGGGAGCCGGGAGCCTTGTCTACGATCTCATCGAACCTCAGAAAGCGAGGATGGTGGACCGCACCGTCCTTGGGTTTGCCCGGGACGGAGTCTCGGACGGAGACTACGAGTGCAGCGAAAAGAGGTGCTATCTTGACGGGAGCCTCTCAACCCGGCTGGTGGAGGCGCTTCGCGAATCGATCGAGCAGTCCCGGATCGATACGCAGGTGCGCATCCTGCGGGAGGCGCTTCTTGAGAATGCCGAGTTTCACGTGCTGTACTGGTAG
- a CDS encoding P-II family nitrogen regulator codes for MNNESDNELIVTIVKRGWSEPVIAAARRAGAEGGTILLGRGTGIHEVKTLLGIAIEPEKEIILTVVAASRTDAVLAAIVAAAELDRPGMGLAFVIPVRQVVGRVHMFRKDEGPEVPRAPV; via the coding sequence GTGAATAACGAGTCCGATAACGAACTGATCGTCACAATTGTCAAAAGAGGCTGGTCCGAGCCGGTGATCGCAGCGGCCCGCCGGGCCGGGGCCGAGGGGGGGACCATCCTCCTCGGCCGCGGGACCGGGATCCACGAGGTAAAGACGCTTCTTGGGATCGCCATCGAGCCTGAGAAAGAGATCATCCTGACGGTCGTCGCCGCATCCCGAACCGATGCGGTGCTCGCGGCGATCGTCGCCGCCGCCGAACTGGACCGGCCTGGGATGGGGCTTGCATTCGTCATCCCGGTCCGGCAGGTTGTGGGGAGGGTTCACATGTTCAGGAAAGACGAGGGCCCGGAGGTGCCCCGGGCTCCCGTCTGA
- a CDS encoding P-II family nitrogen regulator yields MKMVTAIIRPEMFDPVRAALEADGIYGMTVSEVMGRGAQKGVSLRFRGKVMPVELLPKVKIEMVVCIADVDKVIRIVRENGRTGRPGDGKIFILPVEGVCGVRMDPGDP; encoded by the coding sequence ATGAAGATGGTTACCGCAATCATCAGACCCGAGATGTTCGACCCCGTGAGAGCAGCGCTTGAGGCGGATGGCATCTATGGGATGACCGTGAGCGAGGTCATGGGACGGGGAGCACAGAAGGGTGTCTCCCTCCGGTTTAGGGGTAAGGTGATGCCGGTTGAACTCCTCCCCAAGGTGAAGATCGAGATGGTGGTCTGCATCGCAGACGTCGATAAGGTCATCAGGATCGTCCGGGAGAATGGTCGGACCGGCAGGCCCGGCGACGGCAAGATCTTTATTCTGCCGGTCGAGGGTGTCTGTGGGGTGCGGATGGATCCGGGCGATCCGTAA
- a CDS encoding acylphosphatase, translated as MKTIEIRISGRVQGVGFRACIRRIATNLGVGGEAMNLPNGRVLITATGEPVVLDKFVSMLYGCPRAVIRDLSQREVPLAPYGEFTIQRGADAYQYST; from the coding sequence GTGAAGACGATCGAGATCAGGATCTCGGGAAGAGTGCAGGGTGTCGGCTTTCGTGCATGCATACGGAGGATCGCAACCAACCTCGGCGTCGGCGGCGAGGCGATGAACCTCCCCAACGGGAGGGTGCTCATCACCGCCACCGGCGAACCCGTCGTCCTCGATAAATTCGTCTCCATGCTGTATGGGTGCCCCCGGGCCGTCATCAGGGATCTCTCCCAGAGGGAGGTTCCTCTTGCCCCCTACGGGGAGTTTACGATCCAGCGGGGCGCCGACGCCTACCAGTACAGCACGTGA
- the hxlA gene encoding 3-hexulose-6-phosphate synthase, with protein sequence MATPVLQVALDLLELDRAVEIADEAVRGGADWIEAGTPLIKSEGMQAVRTLRERFPGHEIVADMKVADTGAVEVEMAAKSGADIVCILGDADDTVIAEAVRSARKYGVRIMADLINVQDPVSRSRELAELGVDYINAHVGIDQQMIGRSSLDLLRRLAGEVSTPIAVAGGLDAATASEAVAAGASIVIVGGNIVKAADVTAAAQRVRGAIDRPEIRPREEESPDAAIRRLLEAVSAPNVTDAMHRKGAMTGIVSICGRTKAVGRAVTVRTIAGDWAKPVEAINVAGPGDVLVISNDGGTHVAPWGELATHSAENRGVVGIVIDGAVRDVDDIREMGFPVFARATAPNAGEPKGLGEINTEIVCCGQEVRPGDWIVADESGVVVVPRERAYEVARRAMEVKKTEERIREEIRRGRTLSDVVELLKWETRH encoded by the coding sequence ATGGCAACGCCGGTTCTCCAGGTGGCGCTCGATCTCCTCGAGCTCGATCGTGCGGTAGAGATCGCGGATGAGGCGGTCCGTGGTGGCGCGGACTGGATAGAGGCCGGGACACCCCTGATCAAGAGCGAGGGTATGCAGGCCGTGCGTACGCTCCGGGAACGTTTCCCCGGACATGAGATCGTCGCGGACATGAAGGTCGCCGACACCGGGGCCGTCGAGGTGGAGATGGCGGCGAAGTCCGGTGCCGACATCGTCTGCATCCTCGGCGATGCGGATGATACCGTCATTGCCGAGGCGGTCAGGTCTGCCCGCAAGTACGGCGTCAGGATCATGGCCGACCTCATCAACGTCCAAGACCCCGTCTCCCGGTCCCGCGAACTTGCTGAACTCGGCGTCGACTACATCAACGCCCACGTAGGTATCGACCAGCAGATGATCGGGAGGTCGTCGCTCGACCTCCTCCGCCGCCTTGCCGGGGAGGTGAGCACGCCCATCGCCGTCGCAGGGGGGCTCGATGCGGCGACCGCGTCCGAAGCGGTTGCCGCCGGGGCCTCGATCGTCATCGTCGGCGGAAACATCGTCAAGGCTGCCGACGTGACCGCGGCGGCGCAACGGGTCAGGGGCGCCATCGACCGGCCCGAGATACGCCCACGGGAGGAGGAGAGTCCCGATGCCGCCATCCGCCGCCTGCTGGAAGCGGTCTCTGCGCCGAACGTCACCGACGCCATGCACCGAAAAGGGGCTATGACCGGCATCGTCTCCATCTGCGGCCGGACAAAAGCGGTCGGCCGAGCGGTGACGGTCAGAACCATCGCCGGGGACTGGGCAAAACCCGTCGAGGCGATCAATGTCGCCGGGCCGGGGGATGTCCTCGTCATCAGCAACGACGGCGGGACGCACGTCGCGCCTTGGGGCGAACTTGCCACCCACTCCGCCGAAAACCGCGGAGTCGTCGGCATCGTGATCGATGGGGCGGTGCGGGACGTGGACGACATCAGAGAGATGGGGTTCCCGGTCTTTGCCCGGGCGACCGCCCCGAACGCCGGAGAGCCGAAGGGTCTTGGGGAGATCAACACCGAGATCGTCTGTTGCGGGCAGGAGGTGCGGCCGGGAGACTGGATCGTCGCCGACGAGAGCGGTGTTGTGGTGGTCCCCCGGGAACGGGCCTACGAGGTCGCACGCCGGGCAATGGAAGTAAAGAAGACCGAGGAGCGGATCCGCGAGGAGATCCGGCGCGGGCGGACGCTCTCGGATGTTGTGGAACTCCTGAAATGGGAGACGCGGCACTGA
- a CDS encoding phenylacetate--CoA ligase family protein — protein sequence MFWNRAMETIRPDELAELQLKRLKWTLRQAQEVGLYQRKFKEADVSPDDIKSLDDVEKLPFTYKKELQAGYPFGLFAVPLKKIVRIHTTSGTTGKPTVVGYTRQDLDNWSELVARNMTMIGLGEDDIFQNAVNYGLFTGGLGFHYGAEKVGMTVIPSATGNTRRQIEMIEDFGVTAIHCTPSYALHLAEVAESMGKTLDTLRIGIFGAEPWSESMRAELERRLGLKAYDSYGLSEMYGPGVAFECPERDGLHLWHDCYLAEIIDPKTGERLAPGERGELVITPLVKEALPLVRYRTGDVTRLIEGECACGRGQRIERITGRSDDMLVIRGINVFPSQIEHVLRSLPEVGEQFMVYVDRTKHLDEMTIEVEMTRAGFSGELQDLARVQKKIAGELHNTLGLRTAVKLVEPGSLPRFEGKAKRVIDRRRIL from the coding sequence ATGTTCTGGAACAGAGCGATGGAGACAATCCGGCCTGATGAACTCGCGGAACTTCAACTGAAGCGGCTGAAATGGACGCTTCGTCAGGCGCAGGAAGTAGGGCTATACCAGAGAAAGTTCAAAGAAGCGGACGTCTCGCCGGACGATATCAAGTCGCTCGACGATGTGGAGAAACTCCCCTTCACCTACAAAAAGGAACTCCAGGCCGGATACCCGTTCGGCCTCTTTGCAGTCCCGCTCAAGAAGATCGTGCGGATCCATACCACCTCCGGCACCACCGGCAAACCGACCGTCGTCGGTTACACCCGGCAGGACCTGGATAACTGGTCGGAGCTGGTCGCGCGGAACATGACCATGATCGGCCTCGGGGAAGATGATATCTTCCAGAACGCGGTCAACTACGGCCTCTTCACCGGGGGTCTCGGGTTCCATTACGGCGCCGAGAAGGTCGGCATGACCGTGATCCCGAGCGCAACCGGCAACACCCGCCGTCAGATCGAGATGATCGAGGATTTCGGGGTGACCGCCATCCACTGCACGCCGAGTTACGCCCTCCACCTCGCCGAGGTGGCAGAGTCGATGGGAAAGACCCTCGATACCCTGCGGATCGGGATCTTCGGGGCCGAACCTTGGTCTGAGAGCATGCGGGCCGAACTCGAACGGCGCCTCGGCCTGAAGGCCTACGACAGTTACGGGCTCTCGGAGATGTACGGCCCGGGGGTGGCGTTCGAATGCCCGGAGCGGGACGGGCTCCACCTCTGGCACGACTGCTACCTTGCAGAGATCATCGACCCGAAGACTGGTGAGCGGCTCGCTCCCGGCGAGCGGGGGGAACTCGTCATCACGCCGCTCGTCAAGGAGGCCTTGCCGCTCGTCCGCTACCGCACCGGCGACGTGACCCGCTTGATCGAGGGCGAGTGCGCCTGCGGGCGCGGACAGAGGATCGAGAGGATCACCGGCCGCAGCGACGACATGCTGGTCATCCGGGGGATCAACGTCTTCCCGTCGCAGATCGAGCACGTGCTCCGGTCCCTCCCCGAGGTCGGGGAGCAGTTTATGGTCTACGTCGACCGCACGAAACACCTCGACGAGATGACCATCGAAGTGGAGATGACCCGGGCCGGGTTCTCCGGCGAACTCCAAGACCTCGCTCGCGTCCAGAAGAAGATTGCAGGCGAGCTTCACAACACCCTCGGGCTCCGGACCGCGGTGAAATTGGTGGAGCCCGGGTCGCTGCCGCGGTTCGAGGGGAAGGCAAAGCGGGTCATCGACCGGCGGAGGATCCTGTGA